A portion of the Kribbella jejuensis genome contains these proteins:
- a CDS encoding aspartate-semialdehyde dehydrogenase yields MSAVENTIEDRTGLPSLAVVGATGAVGTVMLTLLSTRQNVWGEIRLIASERSAGKQLVVRGETVEVIALSEEAFDGIDVAMFDVPDEVSAHWAPIAAAKGAVVVDNSGAFRMDPDVPLVVPEVNAEAARNRPKGIISNPNCTTLSMIVAMGALHHRYELEQLVVASYQAASGAGQSGIDALYDQLAKVAGNRELGSSPGDVRRMIGNDLGPFPAPLALNVVPWAGSLKDDGWSSEELKVRNESRKILGLPDLKVSATCVRVPVVTTHSLSVHARFVQEVDADGAREVLRDAPGVLLFDNPAEGEFPTPADVVGTDPTWVGRIRKSLDDPYALELFVCGDNLRKGAALNTAQIAEVVAKEFIPAEA; encoded by the coding sequence GTGAGCGCTGTGGAGAACACGATCGAGGACCGGACGGGTCTGCCCTCGCTGGCGGTGGTCGGTGCGACCGGCGCCGTCGGCACGGTGATGCTGACCCTGCTCTCGACCAGGCAGAACGTCTGGGGCGAGATCCGGCTGATCGCCTCCGAGCGCTCGGCGGGTAAACAGCTCGTGGTCCGCGGCGAGACCGTGGAGGTGATCGCGCTCAGCGAGGAAGCCTTCGACGGCATCGACGTGGCGATGTTCGACGTACCGGACGAGGTGTCCGCGCACTGGGCGCCGATCGCGGCGGCCAAGGGTGCGGTCGTGGTGGACAACTCCGGCGCGTTCCGAATGGATCCCGACGTACCGCTGGTGGTTCCGGAGGTGAACGCCGAGGCCGCGCGGAACCGGCCGAAGGGCATCATCTCGAACCCGAACTGCACGACGCTGTCGATGATCGTGGCGATGGGTGCGTTGCATCACCGCTACGAGCTCGAGCAGTTGGTGGTCGCGTCGTACCAGGCGGCGTCGGGGGCCGGGCAGTCCGGGATCGACGCGCTGTACGACCAGCTGGCGAAGGTCGCGGGTAATCGTGAGCTCGGTTCGTCGCCGGGCGATGTGCGGCGGATGATCGGGAACGATCTCGGTCCGTTCCCGGCCCCGCTGGCGCTGAACGTCGTACCTTGGGCGGGGTCGCTGAAGGACGACGGGTGGTCGTCGGAGGAACTGAAGGTCCGGAACGAGTCGCGCAAGATCCTCGGGCTGCCGGATCTGAAGGTGTCCGCGACCTGTGTGCGGGTGCCGGTGGTGACGACGCATTCGTTGTCGGTGCATGCGCGGTTCGTGCAGGAGGTGGACGCCGACGGGGCCCGAGAGGTACTGCGGGACGCGCCGGGCGTGCTGCTGTTCGACAACCCGGCCGAGGGCGAGTTCCCGACGCCGGCGGACGTGGTGGGCACCGATCCCACGTGGGTGGGCCGGATCCGCAAGTCCCTCGACGATCCGTACGCGCTGGAGCTCTTCGTCTGCGGCGACAACCTGCGGAAGGGCGCGGCGCTCAACACCGCCCAGATCGCCGAGGTAGTCGCCAAGGAGTTCATCCCCGCCGAAGCGTGA